DNA sequence from the bacterium genome:
GGAAAACCGCTCGCGGCCCAACGCGCTCGCGGCGGCCGCCACATCGCGGGCGTGCGCCGGCCAGCCGTAGGTGCCCGGCGGCGTGACGTCGCTCCGTCCGCGGCCGCGCAGATCCACAGCGGCGACGCGGAAACCCGCGGCCGCAAGCCGCCCGCCGATCTCGTCGAACCCGCGCAGATTGGCGGTGAGGCCCGGCAGGCAGACGACGAGCCGTCCATCCGCCGGCCCGCTGAGCTCGGCGTGCAGCCGTCCCCCGGGAGTCCCGAGATCGATCGAAACCGGCGGCGGCACGTTCACGCGGATTCACCCGCGGCGGCCGCCGGTGCGTGTCGCGCAGCCGCTGCGCGAATGCGCTCAGGGATCGCGGCGATGCCCCCGGGGAAGAAGACGACGAACAGGATGAAGAGAGTGCCGAGAATGAAGAGCGGCTGTCCGAGCGGCACCCGCAGCCACCCCGGAAGGCCGGCCACCTGTGGCGAGCCGGCCAACGCCACCAGCCGGAGGTCGAGATACTCGTAGAGCGCGCCGCCGAGGACCGCGCCCCACAGACTGCCGGCGCCGCCCAGCACGACCATCACCAGCAGCGCGAGGCTCAGGTTCGCCGTGGTGATCCCCGGGGCGGTGCCGCCCACGACGAACACGTACACCACGCCGCCGAGCGCGGCGAGGAATCCGCCCGCGACGAAACTCATGAGTTTGTGCGGGTACGCGCGCACGCCCAGCACCTCCGCGCGCGCCTCGTTCTCTCGAATCGCCTGCCAAATACGGCCGGGTCGTGAATTGACGAGCCACCAACTGGCGAGGGCGACTACGGTCAGGTAGGCCAGAGCAAGCCAGTACAGATACCGCGTGTTGACCACCCCCACGAGGAGCGCCGGCAGCCGGGTCACGACCAGGCCGAGGCCTTCTTCGCCGCCCGTCAAGTGCCCCGGATCGCTGAACGCTACGATGGACCCGGCCTGCGCGAACGCGAGCGTCACCATGGCGAAGGCGATGCCGCCCACCCGCAGGGCGACCGCGCCGATGGCCAGCGGGAGCGCGACGCCCGCGGCCGCCGCAACCGCGACCGCGGAAGCCGGCCCCCATCCCCACCGCGACAGGGCGATGTTCGCCGCGTACGCGCCCGCGGCGAAGAACAGCGCGTGCCCGAACGACAAGAGCCCGGTATAGCCGAAGAGCAGATCGTAACTCAGCGCGACGCCGCCGAACACAAGACACAGGGCCAGTATCTGCAGCGTGCCGGGGGCGTTGAGCGGCGCCGGAAAGACGCCGACGGCCCGAAGCGGAATCAGCGGCACCGCGCACAAGAGCACGAAGAGCCCGGCGACCGCCGCGCGGCGCTTCACGAGGCGCTCCTCGCCAGACCCTCCGGCCTGACCAAGAGGACGGCGGCCAGCAGCAGCACGACCGCCAGGTCGCCCGCCGCGGGGAACCCCCACCACACCGATCCGTAGTAGTTCGCGAACTGCTGGATGAGGCCGACGAGGGCGGCCGCGGCGGCCGATCCCGCGATCGATCCGAGCCCGCCGATCACCACGACGATGAACGCGTAGATCAACATCACGGTGCCGCGCTCCGGATCGACCGTCCCGAAGTATGCCGCGCTCAGGGCGCCGCCGAGGGCCGCGGCCATCCCGCCGATCGCGAACACCAGCGTGAATGCCCGCTGCACGTCGATGCCGAGCGCGCGCACCATCTCCCGGTTCTCCACGCCGGCCCGAACGATAAGCCCCCACCGCGTGAAGCTCAGGAAAGCGGTCAGGCACGTAAAGGTCACGAGCCCCGCGGCGATCAGCAGCGGCCGCGTGTTGGGCACGGACGCGCCCAGGACGACCGTCACCCCGCGCATCCACGCCGGCACCGGCACCGGCCGGGGATCGGCGCCGAAGATGCCCTGGATCAGCGCCGCGATCGCGAGGCCGAGGCCCACCGTGACGAGCACCTGCTCGATATGCCGGCGGTACAGCGGCCGGATCAGCGCCGTCTCGACCGCGGCGCCGATCGCCGCGCCCGCGGCTAGTGCGCCGAGGAGGGCCAGCCCAAACGCGCCGATCGAGGCGCCGCCCGCGCGCGTCACAATCAGCCAGGCGGTGTAGGCGCCGACCGTGAGAAACGCCCCGTGCGCGAAGTTGAGCACGCGCAACAGACCGTACGTCAGCGACAACCCGGACGCCACCAAGAAGTAGAGGGCGCCGAGCCCGAGCCCGGTAACGGCGAGCAGGACGACCGTGCTCATGGAGCCGCGTCGAGCGCCACGCCGAGGTGGCGGTGGGCGCCTTCCCGATCGGCGAGGAACGCCCCGAGGCTGCCCGCGTACACGACGCGTCCCTGGTCCAGCACGATCGCGCGCTCGGCAAGACGCCGCGCCGCGGCCAGATTCTGCTCCACGAGCAAAATCGTCACTTCCCGGCCGATCCGGGCG
Encoded proteins:
- a CDS encoding branched-chain amino acid ABC transporter permease; the protein is MKRRAAVAGLFVLLCAVPLIPLRAVGVFPAPLNAPGTLQILALCLVFGGVALSYDLLFGYTGLLSFGHALFFAAGAYAANIALSRWGWGPASAVAVAAAAGVALPLAIGAVALRVGGIAFAMVTLAFAQAGSIVAFSDPGHLTGGEEGLGLVVTRLPALLVGVVNTRYLYWLALAYLTVVALASWWLVNSRPGRIWQAIRENEARAEVLGVRAYPHKLMSFVAGGFLAALGGVVYVFVVGGTAPGITTANLSLALLVMVVLGGAGSLWGAVLGGALYEYLDLRLVALAGSPQVAGLPGWLRVPLGQPLFILGTLFILFVVFFPGGIAAIPERIRAAAARHAPAAAAGESA
- a CDS encoding branched-chain amino acid ABC transporter permease; translated protein: MSTVVLLAVTGLGLGALYFLVASGLSLTYGLLRVLNFAHGAFLTVGAYTAWLIVTRAGGASIGAFGLALLGALAAGAAIGAAVETALIRPLYRRHIEQVLVTVGLGLAIAALIQGIFGADPRPVPVPAWMRGVTVVLGASVPNTRPLLIAAGLVTFTCLTAFLSFTRWGLIVRAGVENREMVRALGIDVQRAFTLVFAIGGMAAALGGALSAAYFGTVDPERGTVMLIYAFIVVVIGGLGSIAGSAAAAALVGLIQQFANYYGSVWWGFPAAGDLAVVLLLAAVLLVRPEGLARSAS